A stretch of Camelus bactrianus isolate YW-2024 breed Bactrian camel chromosome 26, ASM4877302v1, whole genome shotgun sequence DNA encodes these proteins:
- the ING2 gene encoding inhibitor of growth protein 2 has product MLGQQQQQLYSSAALLTGERSRLLTCYVQDYLECVESLPHDMQRNVSVLRELDNKYQETLKEIDDVYEKYKKEDDSNQKKRLQQHLQRALINSQELGDEKIQIVTQMLELVENRARQMELHSQCFQDPAEGERASDKAKMESSQPERSSRRPRRQRTSESRDLCHMTNGIEDCDDQPPKEKKSKSAKKKKRSKAKQEREASPVEFAIDPNEPTYCLCNQVSYGEMIGCDNEQCPIEWFHFSCVSLTYKPKGKWYCPKCRGDNEKTMDKSTEKTKKDRRSR; this is encoded by the exons ATGttagggcagcagcagcagcaactaTACTCGTCGGCCGCGCTCCTGACCGGGGAGCGGAGCCGGCTCCTCACCTGCTACGTGCAGGACTACCTCGAGTGTGTGGAGTCGCTGCCCCACGACATGCAGAGGAACGTGTCCGTGCTGCGAGAGCTGGACAACAAATATCAAG aaaCATTAAAGGAAATTGATGATGTCTatgaaaaatataagaaagaagaCGATTCAAACCAGAAAAAACGCCTCCAGCAGCATCTCCAGAGAGCATTAATCAATAGTCAAGAATTGGGAGATGAAAAAATCCAGATCGTCACGCAAATGCTCGAATTGGTGGAAAATCGGGCAAGACAGATGGAGCTGCATTCACAGTGTTTCCAAGACCCCGCCGAAGGCGAACGAGCCTCAGATAAAGCAAAGATGGAGTCCAGCCAACCAGAGCGCTCTTCGAGAAGACCCCGCCGACAGCGGACCAGTGAGAGCCGTGACTTGTGTCACATGACGAATGGGATTGAAGACTGTGACGATCAGCCAcctaaagaaaagaaatccaagtCAGCCAAGAAGAAGAAGCGCTCCAAGGCCAAGCAGGAGAGGGAAGCTTCACCTGTTGAGTTTGCAATAGATCCCAATGAACCTACATATTGTTTATGTAACCAAGTGTCTTACGGGGAAATGATTGGATGTGACAATGAACAGTGTCCAATTGAATGGTTTCACTTTTCATGTGTTTCACTTACCTAtaaaccaaaggggaaatggtACTGCCCAAAGTGCAGGGGAGATAATGAGAAAACGATGGACAAAAGTactgaaaagacaaaaaaggataGAAGATCGAGGTAG